The bacterium DNA segment TTCCAGGAGATCTTCGTAAAAGCAAAATTGGAGAATCCTTTCCCCTGGCTCGACTTTCTCGATGTGACCAAAGCGCAAAAGGGAATGATCTCGCCTGATATTGCGGCGGAACTAAGGAGGCTCTGCGCAGATCAAGGGCTAAACTGGGACAGCATGACCAAGTCTGAAAGGAAGGCCTTCATCAACAACCATGCAAGAAGTCATCCATTTGCACGACAGGCCGAATTGAAGAGAAAGCTTAAGCAACGAGCAAAACGGATGAAGAAAACTTAGACCGATGTTGATTCGAGTACGGACTCTGAATTTTCGCCTTGCTTGATCGTGACTCAGGCTTTTATTCGTTTCCTGTAACGCTTTGCACCAGCTATTAGTCTTCCGCCTGGTGCAGCAGGATTGAGCAGAGCATTGGCAAACGCTTCGCTCGCCCGTTCATTCAAGGTCAGTGTTTGTTGTTCGTAAATCGTGCGCAACGCTGCGTCCTCGGCGCTTAAAACAACGAAATCGGACACAGATGTACCTTTGATTCTGGCAGCGCGTTCAATATGCTTTTTCTGTTCCGGTGTTAGCCGGGCCTCCAAGCCTTCCTTCTTCGACTCTCTTTTCGTTACAGCCTTTCGTCTCATATCAAACTCCCGATGAACAATGTAGGGTATTCACCGTACAGACAAAAT contains these protein-coding regions:
- a CDS encoding DUF1778 domain-containing protein, which produces MRRKAVTKRESKKEGLEARLTPEQKKHIERAARIKGTSVSDFVVLSAEDAALRTIYEQQTLTLNERASEAFANALLNPAAPGGRLIAGAKRYRKRIKA